A region of the Equus quagga isolate Etosha38 chromosome 11, UCLA_HA_Equagga_1.0, whole genome shotgun sequence genome:
GAAAGCTTCTAAGACTGCTGGACGAATATCTGAATTatactttgtctttttatatggTAGATTATTTTGTTCTCTAAATGCCCTCATGCCAGAAGAGTctacaaaaataagacaaaatttttTTATCTCAGGTCAGAAAAGGTACTGAGGCTTCATCTGGGATAATCATAGTGTTTACTCAAGCcttatgcatatataaaaatgtcattttctctaaTTGCATATTTTGTTCCTATAATGACTGAGTGGAATTCTAAACTGAAATAATTTAGAGTAATCAATACTGAATGTCTATCGTTCAAACGAAGTCTTAGCTATTTCAGATGGCATAAAATTGCTTCAAGTTTCGCAAATTGCTATAAAGTTGGAAATTAAAAGCTAAAGCTAaagtgtgtttaattttctttttttttttttttcaggtcttAACTGAAAACCTAAACCAACAAACACCAACACATCTAGAACTATTACTACTACGAAACTCAGCTGGATGCCCCAAGGGTACAGGAAAGAATGAGCTATTACGGCAGCAGCTATCCGATTGTAAATGTGGACCCCAAATACCCAGGCTACCCGCCAGAGCATGTTATAGCTGAGAAGAGAAGAGCGAGAAGACGCCTGCTCCACAAAGATGGCAGTTGCAATGTGTACTTCAAGCACATTTTTGGAGAATGGGGAAGCTATGTGGTCGACATTTTCACCACTCTTGTAGACACCAAGTGGCGCCATAtgtttgtgatattttctttatcttatatTCTCTCCTGGTTGATATTTGGCTCTATCTTTTGGTTAATAGCCTTTCATCATGGAGATCTGTTAAATGATCCGGACATTACACCCTGTGTTGACAACGTCCATTCTTTTACAGGCGCGTTTTTATTCTCCCTTGAGACCCAAACTACCATAGGTTATGGTTACCGCTGTGTCACTGAAGAATGCTCTGTGGCAGTGCTCATGGTGATTCTTCAGTCCATTTTAAGCAGCATCATAAATACCTTCATTATTGGAGCTGCCTTGGCCAAAATGGCAACCGCTCGAAAGAGAGCACAAACCATTCGGTTCAGCTATTTTGCACTCATTGGCATGAGAGATGGGAAGCTTTGCCTCATGTGGCGCATTGGTGATTTCCGACCAAACCATGTGGTAGAAGGCACAGTTAGAGCCCAACTTCTCCGTTACACAGAAGACAGCGAAGGGCGGATGACAATGGCATTTAAAGACCTAAAGTTAGTCAATGACCAGATCATCCTTGTCACACCAGTAACTATTGTCCATGAAATTGACCAAGAGAGCCCTCTGTATGCCCTTGACCGAAAAGCAGTGGCCAAAGATAACTTTGAGATTTTGGTGACATTTATCTATACTGGTGATTCCACTGGGACATCCCACCAATCCAGAAGTTCCTATGTTCCCCGAGAAATTCTCTGGGGGCATAGGTTTAATGATGTCTTGGAAGTTAAGAGAAAGTATTACAAAGTGAACTGTTTGCAGTTTGAGGGAAGTGTTGAAGTCTATGCTCCCTTTTGCAGTGCCAAACAATTGGACTGGAAAGACCAGCAGCTCCACAACATGGAGAAAGCCCCACCAGTCCGAAGCTCCAGCACATCAGATACCAAGGTCAGAAGAAGGTCATTTAGTGCAGTTGCCATTGTCAGCAGCTGTGAAAACCCAGAGGAGACCACCACCTCTGCCACAGATGAGTGTAAAGAAGCACCTTATCAGAAAGCTCTCCTGACTTTAAATAGAATCTCTGTAGAATCCCAAATGTAGTCCTAAATTATAATTACAAGGGCTTCCACTCAATCGTTAAACTCTCTAGCCAATCACCTTAAGGCAAGTAGTTATAATCAGGGTTTctcaagaatgttatatagtaTGTTTGATAGTGATGGGGGGGTAAGAGCAGGTTAAAATCGATAAAAGATAATCTAAAAATTACATAGTTTCCAAtcatttgaactttttttttggctAGCAGATTTTGTATTACAAAAGCTATTAAGAAcctaattgattttaaatttcatctcttttattGTCCCATATACTTGTATCTTCAATTGGAGGTGTAATATTCAGTAATGGGGATCAAAGGTAAGGtattggaataaataaaaataggaagatAGGCAGCCAGCATgaataacaaatttttaagtgtgtcAAAATTGATGGTATAATGAGTGATTTCCTATAAAAGTGTCATGTCATCTAACTGAGATATGCAAG
Encoded here:
- the KCNJ16 gene encoding inward rectifier potassium channel 16, translated to MSYYGSSYPIVNVDPKYPGYPPEHVIAEKRRARRRLLHKDGSCNVYFKHIFGEWGSYVVDIFTTLVDTKWRHMFVIFSLSYILSWLIFGSIFWLIAFHHGDLLNDPDITPCVDNVHSFTGAFLFSLETQTTIGYGYRCVTEECSVAVLMVILQSILSSIINTFIIGAALAKMATARKRAQTIRFSYFALIGMRDGKLCLMWRIGDFRPNHVVEGTVRAQLLRYTEDSEGRMTMAFKDLKLVNDQIILVTPVTIVHEIDQESPLYALDRKAVAKDNFEILVTFIYTGDSTGTSHQSRSSYVPREILWGHRFNDVLEVKRKYYKVNCLQFEGSVEVYAPFCSAKQLDWKDQQLHNMEKAPPVRSSSTSDTKVRRRSFSAVAIVSSCENPEETTTSATDECKEAPYQKALLTLNRISVESQM